One Coregonus clupeaformis isolate EN_2021a chromosome 21, ASM2061545v1, whole genome shotgun sequence DNA window includes the following coding sequences:
- the LOC121534702 gene encoding B-cell lymphoma/leukemia 10: MDVPHLTEDEMADIKKEVLTRMRPYLCDKIRVDRHFDYLRSRKILTRDDTEEISCRSTQRKRTGMLLDYLAENPRGLDALVESIQQGRTLNFIITKITDEVQKVKNERIEALRAGASSSSSGFLPTQDTSGVTKDLSRTLSDESNLTSTMPYNREGSPSTSDALRSLNLPTASSQGKEVSSSMGGGSMAVSSSQASSTLPRPGDPGAPPLPQEALSNMDAGPHGSTAISGGDANFQPLRSRSITPTSTSYRDFSPRPPPKSY, encoded by the exons GTCCTAACGAGGATGCGACCGTACCTCTGTGATAAGATCCGGGTCGACCGCCATTTTGACTACCTGCGCTCGCGTAAGATCCTGACGCGGGACGACACAGAGGAGATCAGCTGCAGGAGCACGCAGCGCAAGCGGACGGGCATGCTGCTGGACTACCTGGCTGAGAACCCTCGTGGGCTGGACGCCCTGGTCGAGTCCATCCAGCAAGGACGTACCCTCAACTTCATCATCACCAAGATCACTGATGAGGTGCAGAAAGTGAAGAACGAGAGGATAGAGGCTCTCAGAG CAGGGGCATCCAGTTCCTCCTCGGGCTTCCTGCCGACCCAGGACACATCCGGGGTCACTAAAGACCTCTCCAGGACACTGTCAGATGAGTCCAACCTGACATCCACCATGCCGTACAACAGAGAGGGGAGCCCATCCACCTCTGACGCCCTAAGATCCCTCAACCTGCCCACTGCCTCCAGCCAAGGGAAGGAGGTGTCGTCATCCATGGGAGGGGGTAGCATGGCTGTGTCTTCATCCCAGGCCTCGTCCACACTGCCCAGGCCTGGAGACCCAGGGGCTCCCCCCCTGCCGCAGGAGGCCTTATCTAACATGGATGCTGGACCACATGGGAGCACGGCGATCAGCGGAGGGGACGCCAACTTCCAGCCCCTGAGGTCACGCTCAATCACCCCCACTTCCACGTCATACAGGGACTTCTCGCCTCGGCCCCCACCTAAATCTTACTGA